Proteins encoded within one genomic window of Pongo pygmaeus isolate AG05252 chromosome 4, NHGRI_mPonPyg2-v2.0_pri, whole genome shotgun sequence:
- the TMEM161B gene encoding transmembrane protein 161B isoform X2, which yields MKPTQEMNISLVWCLLVLSFAIKVLFSLTTHYFKVEDGGERSVCVTFGFFFFVKAMAVLIVTENYLEFGLETGFTNFSDSAMKFLEKQGLESQSPVSKLTFKFFLAIFCSLIGAFLTFPGLRLAQMHLDALNLATEKITQTLLHINFLAPLFMVLLWVKPITKDYIMNPPLGKESIPLMTEATFDTLRLWLIILLCALRLAMMRSHLQAYLNLAQKCVDQMKKEAGRISTVELQKMVARVFYYLCVIALQYVAPLVMLLHTTLLLKTLGNHSWGIYPESISTLPVDNSLLSNSVYSELPSAEGKMKVTVTQITVALSSLKNIFTPLLFRGLLSFLTWWIAACLFSTSLFGLFYHQYLTVA from the exons CAAAGTTCTATTTTCATTAACTACACACTATTTTAAAGTAGAAGATGGTGGTGAAAGATCTGTTTGTGtcacctttggattttttttctttgtcaaagCAATGGCAGTGTTGATTGTAACAGAAAATTATCTGGAATTTGGACTTGAAACAG GGTTTACAAATTTTTCAGACAGTGCGATGAAGTTTCTTGAAAAGCAAGGTTTAGAATCTCA gagtcCTGTTTCAAAACTTACTTTCAAATTTTTCCTGGCTATTTTCTGTTCACTCATTGGGGCTTTTTTGACATTTCCTGGATTACGGCTGGCTCAAATGCATCTGGATGCCCTGAATTTGGCAACAGAAAAAATTACACA AACTTTACTTCATATCAACTTCTTGGCACCTTTATTTATGGTTCTGCTCTGGGTAAAACCAATCACCAAAGACTACATTATGAACCCACCACTGGGTAAAGAAAGTATCCCTTT AATGACAGAAGCCACATTCGATACTCTGCGACTCTGGTTAATAATCCTGCTGTGTGCTTTGCGGTTGGCCATGATGCGTAGTCACCTGCAAGCTTATTTAAATTTAGCCCAAAAATGTGTGGATCAGATGAAGAAAGAAGCAGGGCGAATAAGCACGGTTGAGCTACagaaaatg GTGGCTCGAGTCTTTTATTATCTTTGTGTCATTGCACTGCAGTATGTGGCGCCTCTGGTAATGCTGCTTCACACAACTCTGCTTTTGAAAACACTAG GTAATCATTCCTGGGGTATTTATCCAGAATCTATCTCTACCTTACCAGTGGATAATAGTCTACTGTCCAATTCTGTTTACTCTGAATTACCATCAGCTGAAGGGAAAATGAAGGTAACTGTTACACAAATAACAGTGGCACTgagcagtttaaaaaatatttttactcctCTTCTTTTCCGAGGACTTCTGTCTTTTCTGACCTGGTGGATTGCTGCTTGCCTCTTTTCTACAAGCCTTTTTGGGCTTTTCTATCACCAGTATCTGACTGTGGCATGA
- the TMEM161B gene encoding transmembrane protein 161B isoform X3 has product MAVLIVTENYLEFGLETGFTNFSDSAMKFLEKQGLESQSPVSKLTFKFFLAIFCSLIGAFLTFPGLRLAQMHLDALNLATEKITQTLLHINFLAPLFMVLLWVKPITKDYIMNPPLGKESIPLMTEATFDTLRLWLIILLCALRLAMMRSHLQAYLNLAQKCVDQMKKEAGRISTVELQKMVARVFYYLCVIALQYVAPLVMLLHTTLLLKTLGNHSWGIYPESISTLPVDNSLLSNSVYSELPSAEGKMKVTVTQITVALSSLKNIFTPLLFRGLLSFLTWWIAACLFSTSLFGLFYHQYLTVA; this is encoded by the exons ATGGCAGTGTTGATTGTAACAGAAAATTATCTGGAATTTGGACTTGAAACAG GGTTTACAAATTTTTCAGACAGTGCGATGAAGTTTCTTGAAAAGCAAGGTTTAGAATCTCA gagtcCTGTTTCAAAACTTACTTTCAAATTTTTCCTGGCTATTTTCTGTTCACTCATTGGGGCTTTTTTGACATTTCCTGGATTACGGCTGGCTCAAATGCATCTGGATGCCCTGAATTTGGCAACAGAAAAAATTACACA AACTTTACTTCATATCAACTTCTTGGCACCTTTATTTATGGTTCTGCTCTGGGTAAAACCAATCACCAAAGACTACATTATGAACCCACCACTGGGTAAAGAAAGTATCCCTTT AATGACAGAAGCCACATTCGATACTCTGCGACTCTGGTTAATAATCCTGCTGTGTGCTTTGCGGTTGGCCATGATGCGTAGTCACCTGCAAGCTTATTTAAATTTAGCCCAAAAATGTGTGGATCAGATGAAGAAAGAAGCAGGGCGAATAAGCACGGTTGAGCTACagaaaatg GTGGCTCGAGTCTTTTATTATCTTTGTGTCATTGCACTGCAGTATGTGGCGCCTCTGGTAATGCTGCTTCACACAACTCTGCTTTTGAAAACACTAG GTAATCATTCCTGGGGTATTTATCCAGAATCTATCTCTACCTTACCAGTGGATAATAGTCTACTGTCCAATTCTGTTTACTCTGAATTACCATCAGCTGAAGGGAAAATGAAGGTAACTGTTACACAAATAACAGTGGCACTgagcagtttaaaaaatatttttactcctCTTCTTTTCCGAGGACTTCTGTCTTTTCTGACCTGGTGGATTGCTGCTTGCCTCTTTTCTACAAGCCTTTTTGGGCTTTTCTATCACCAGTATCTGACTGTGGCATGA